One region of Lysobacter silvisoli genomic DNA includes:
- a CDS encoding hotdog fold thioesterase gives MTAPTAPRTVFRRPSTLDQLNALSRGTAMEPLGIVFTEIGADYLRATMPVDARTHQPYGLLHGGASVLLAETLGSSAGMMSVGEGQGCVGIEINANHLRGVREGTVTGTARPLHVGARTQVWEIRIEDEAGRLVCISRLTLAVIER, from the coding sequence ATGACCGCCCCCACCGCCCCGCGGACCGTGTTCCGCCGCCCCAGCACCCTGGACCAGCTCAACGCGCTCTCGCGCGGCACGGCCATGGAGCCGCTGGGCATCGTGTTCACCGAGATCGGCGCCGACTACCTGCGCGCGACCATGCCGGTGGACGCCCGCACCCACCAGCCCTACGGCCTGCTCCACGGCGGCGCCTCGGTGCTGCTGGCCGAAACCCTGGGCAGCAGCGCCGGCATGATGTCGGTGGGCGAAGGCCAGGGCTGCGTGGGCATCGAGATCAACGCCAACCACCTGCGCGGCGTGCGCGAGGGCACGGTCACCGGCACCGCCCGCCCGCTGCACGTGGGCGCGCGCACCCAGGTCTGGGAGATCCGCATCGAGGACGAGGCCGGGCGCCTGGTCTGCATCTCGCGCCTGACCCTGGCGGTGATCGAGCGCTGA